The following proteins come from a genomic window of Micromonas commoda chromosome 2, complete sequence:
- a CDS encoding hypothetical protein (Partial domain for AlaS - Alanyl-tRNA synthetase [Translation, ribosomal structure and biogenesis]; expressed; conserved uncharacterized tRNA synthetase domain protein cupA56) encodes MAEPTKTFPKKEAALAAGLSEKVVAKAFKEGGKKGVEIEGAADTSGLTCFCTRMQSSDGNIKLLEAAMEGMNAVPDPEDPEERKGCSGHIAKLIISENEKAGAIAMVAYVPEDMKDKLNAIEWMKAVCETDLGGGVGGAPDDSSTDVWATCTAVEDKENFFFLKMKDNTLSAAIGYLRDKGLFQDDDSDDEGDNAAADFEW; translated from the exons ATGGCTGAGCCCACCAAG ACGTTCCCCAAGAAGGAGGCCGCGCTCGCTGCCGGCCTCTCCGAGAAGGTTGTCGCCAAGGCCTTCAAGGAGGGTGGCAAGAAGGGTGTCGAgatcgagggcgccgccgacaccTCCGGCCTCACCTGCTTCTGCACCCGCATGCAGTCCTCCGACGGCAACATCAAGCTGCTCGAGGCTGCCATGGAGGGCATGAACGCCGTCCCGGACCCCGAGGACCCCGAGGAGCGCAAGGGCTGCTCCGGCCACATCGCCAAGCTCATCATCTCCGAGAACGAGAAggcgggcgccatcgccatGGTCGCCTACGTCCCCGAGGACATGAAGGACAAGCTCAACGCCATCGAGTGGATGAAGGCGGTTTGCGAGActgacctcggcggcggcgtcggcggcgcccccgacgacTCCTCCACCGACGTCTGGGCCACCTGCACCGCGGTCGAGGACAAGGAGAACTTCTTCTTCCTCAAGATGAAGGACAAcaccctctccgccgccatcggctACCTCCGCGACAAGGGCCTCTTccaggacgacgactccgatGACGAGGGAgacaacgccgccgccgactttGAGTGGTAA
- a CDS encoding predicted protein, producing MSSLSPDEVKRELARLTELAGVELRPEVFDVLVELTRLDVVPTATAQVLKSLCTKSAMRQSTGGASAMTGR from the coding sequence ATGTCGAGCCTCTCCCCCGACGAGGTCAAGCGCGAGCTCGCAAGGCTCacggagctcgcgggcgtcgagctcaGGCCTGAAGTTTTCGATGTTTTGGTGGAGCTGACTCGGTTGGATGTTGtcccgaccgcgacggcacagGTGCTAAAGAGTCTGTGTACCAAGTCCGCCATGAGGCAGTCCACGGGGGGTGCGTCCGCGATGACGGGGAGGTGA
- a CDS encoding hypothetical protein (conserved, hypothetical protein): MAALVNALSYRLAVADRRSLRRNPVATSNPRASNLVVRAGWFDNNKDVDGRDPMYEQQQEILRRRRKGGNLESEVSKRRAKVSGFMKGTLAKEEMDAIKAKNKAKADDLAKEAFKGQKGWISLPGMAIGMPEFDGGERFDLRAPYADEGWVDENDTGGGFLGGLFGGKKKEEKKAPPPKPKKKGLFGR, encoded by the coding sequence AtggccgcgctcgtcaacgCCCTCTCCTACCGCCTCGCGGTCGCTGACCGTCGATCGCTCCGCCGCAATCCCGTCGCGACCTCAAACCCACGCGCCTCGAACCTGGTTGTTCGCGCGGGATGGTTCGACAACAAcaaggacgtcgacggccgcGACCCAATGTACGAGCAACAGCAGGAGATCCTCCGCAGACGCCGCAAGGGCGGAAATCTCGAGAGCGAGGTCAGCAAGCGCCGCGCTAAGGTGAGCGGTTTCATGAAGGGTAcgctcgcgaaggaggagatggacgccATCAAGGCGAAGaacaaggccaaggctgacgacctcgccaaggaggctTTCAAGGGACAGAAAGGCTGGATATCGTTGCCCGGGATGGCCATCGGCATGCCCGagttcgacggcggcgaacgattcgacctccgcgcgccgtacgccgacgagggaTGGGTGGACGAGAACGACACCGGGggcggcttcctcggcggGCTCTTCGggggcaagaagaaggaggagaagaaggccccgccgcccaagcCCAAAAAGAAGGGCCTCTTCGGTCGGTGA
- a CDS encoding COMPASS/Set1C complex protein (Predicted homolog of Saccharomyces cerevisiae SWD2, a subunit of the COMPASS (Set1C) complex. ChromDB ID: SWDB20101), with protein sequence MVVLDHETIRSMVPGRFFRDHKGPINSLDFHPTDDVMVTVGDDDTIQMYRTSSGELIKTLYSKKYGCSCVTFTHASQAVLYASKDPKKDHALRYHSLYNNEYIRYFMGHTAQVVNVSMDAVTDEFLTASADGTVRLWDLRTPACNGVIRCATTPCVASDLQGLIFAAATDDGELKLYDARKYGQGPFIDFQVGSVDPGTGKRPRVTCAKFSPDGEGLLCVAGGTMYIIDAFKGDELMRINDAAGATGNNLEACWTPDNKCLLSGGADSRVHVWSAVNGSKVATWGARHAGIPSSVRWAPGMMLAASACTEGGCALWIPKAGGGQ encoded by the exons ATGGTTGTCCTGGACCATGAGACCATCCGGTCTATGGTGCCCGGTCGCTTCTTCCGCGACCACAAGGGTCCCATAAACTCCCTGGACTTTCACCCCACCGATGACGTGATGGTCACCGTCG gcgacgacgacaccatCCAGATGTACCGCACCAGTAGCGGCGAGCTCATAAAGACGCTGTACTCCAAGAAGTACGGGTGCTCGTGCGTCACCTtcacgcacgcgtcgcaggCGGTGCTCTACGCCTCGAAG GACCCGAAGAAAGACCACGCGCTTCGCTATCACTCCCTGTACAACAACGAGTACATCAGGTACTTCATGGGGCACACCGCGCAGGTTGTCAACGTCAGCATggacgccgtcaccgacgagttcctcaccgcgtccgccgacgGGACCGTGCGTCTGTGGGACCTTCGAACCCCCGCGTGCAACGGCGTGATCCGGTGCGCCACCACGCCGTGCGTGGCGTCCGACCTGCAGGGCCtcatcttcgcggcggctaCGGATGACGGCGAGCTAAAACTCTACGACGCTCGCAAGTACGGCCAGGGTCCCTTCATCGATTTCCAGGTTGGATCCGTGGACCCGGGCACGGGGAAGAGGCCGCGCGTGACGTGCGCCAAGTTCTCCCCCGACGGTGAGGGGCTGTtgtgcgtcgcgggcggtACCATGTACAtcatcgacgcgttcaagGGTGACGAGCTCATGCGAATcaac gacgccgccggcgcgacggggaacAACCTCGAGGCGTGCTGGACCCCGGACAACAAGTGCCTGCtgtcgggcggcgcggactcgCGGGTGCACGTGTGGAGCGCGGTGAACGGGAGCAAGGTTGCGACGTGGGGGGCTCGGCACGCGGGGATCCCGAGCTCGGtgcggtgggcgccggggatgatgctcgcggcgtcggcgtgcacGGAGGGGGGTTGCGCGCTCTGGATTCCCAAGGCGGGCGGGGGGCAGTGA
- a CDS encoding predicted protein produces MGRGGGGRGGGFAGGRGGGRGGGRGGGRGGGRGGGRGGGRGGRGGRGGMKGGAKVVVEKHRHEGIFVARGKEDALVTKNMVVGESVYGEKRISVDGEDGTKTEYRVWNPFRSKVAAGILGGLDNIYIKPGTKLLYLGAAAGTTVSHCSDVVGPEGLVYAVEFSHRPGRDLVNMAKKRTNIIPIIEDARHPIRYRMLVGMVDTIFADVAQPDQARIVALNAQHFLKPGGNFIISIKASCIDSTVPAEAVFAREVKKLQQEQFKPAEQLTLEPYERDHAIVCGSYRVGKKKDK; encoded by the exons ATGGGtcgtggtggcggcggccgcggag GCGGTTTcgccggcggtcgcggcggcggtcgcggcggcggtcgcggcggtggtcgcggcggtggcaggggaggtggacgcggcggcggacgcggcggacgcggcggtcgcggcggcatGAAGGGCGGCGCCAAGGTTGTCGTGGAGAAGCACCGCCACGAGGGCATCTTCGTGGCGCGCGGCAAGGAGGACGCCCTCGTGACCAAGAACatggtcgtcggcgagtcGGTGTACGGCGAGAAGCGCATCTCGGTCGATGGCGAAGACGGAACCAAGACCGAGTACAGGGTGTGGAACCCTTTCCGCTCCAAGGTTGCAGCCGGCATCCTGGGCGGCCTCGACAACATCTACATCAAGCCCGGCACCAAGCTCCTctacctcggcgccgccgcgggtacCACCGTGTCCCATTgctccgacgtcgtcggaccTGAGGGCCTCGTGTACGCCGTGGAGTTCTCccaccgccccggccgcgatCTCGTCAACATGGCGAAGAAGCGCACCAACATCATCCCAATCATCGAGGATGCCCGCCACCCCATCAGGTACCGCATGCTCGTCGGCATGGTGGACACCATCTTCGCCGACGTGGCCCAGCCCGATCAGGCGCGTATCGTCGCTCTCAACGCCCAGCACTTCCTTAAGCCCGGCGGCAACTTCATCATCTCCATCAAGGCGTCTTGCATCGACTccaccgtccccgccgaggctgtGTTCGCCAGGGAGGTCAAGAAGCTGCAGCAGGAGCAGTTCAAGCCCGCGGAGCAGCTCACCCTGGAGCCCTACGAGCGAGACCACGCCATCGTCTGCGGCTCCTACCGCGtcggcaagaagaaggacaagTAG
- a CDS encoding predicted protein: MGKEVVATDKAPAALGPYSQAIKAGNTLYVSGQIGLIPGEGKFAGDTIEEQTEQVMKNMGAILTEAGADFSKVVKTTILLASMDDFKTVNEIYGKRFPENPPARATFAVKTLPLNALVEIDCTAYLD, translated from the coding sequence ATGGGCAAGGAGGTTGTCGCCACCGACAaggcccccgcggcgctcggtcCTTACTCGCAGGCGATCAAGGCTGGCAACACCCTCTACGTGTCCGGCCAGATCGGTTTGATTCCGGGCGAGGGCAAGTTCGCGGGCGACACCATCGAGGAACAGACCGAACAGGTGATGAAGAACATGGGGGCGATTCTCACGGAGGCTGGCGCAGACTTCTCCAAGGTTGTCAAGACCACCATCCTCCTTGCCTCCATGGATGACTTCAAGACCGTCAACGAGATCTACGGCAAACGATTCCCGGagaacccgcccgcgcgcgccaccttCGCGGTGAAGACCCTGCCCCTTAACGCGCTTGTCGAGATCGACTGCACCGCCTACCTCGACTAA
- a CDS encoding predicted protein: MQRDDKCPGKSLEDDENEDAEDMFHLFGHNLSVEPDDTESVQALKEEALYAPNKRVRGDKSYELYRLYDEAKPRESKKAQDWLFKATYEDSPEACFDLSLVSLYIANQLTDEYQPDDAEQHLKIAKGLMERAKSLGHPDADVQLSVMRLDEME; this comes from the coding sequence ATGCAGCGCGATGATAAATGTCCGGGGAAGAGCTTGGAGGACGATGAGAACGAGGACGCGGAAGATATGTTCCACCTCTTCGGCCACAACCTCTCCGTCGAACCAGACGACACCGAGTCTGTGCAAGCCCTGAAAGAAGAGGCTTTGTACGCACCGAACaagcgcgttcgaggcgatAAGAGCTACGAGCTGTACCGGCTCTACGACGAGGCGAAGCCGCGGGAATCCAAAAAGGCGCAGGACTGGCTCTTCAAGGCGACGTACGAGGATTCACCCGAGGCTTGCTTCGACCTTTCCTTGGTGTCTCTGTATATCGCCAACCAGTTAACTGACGAGTACcagcccgacgacgcggaacAGCACCTGAAGATCGCCAAAGGCCTCATGGAGAGGGCGAAATCCCTGGGGCACCCCGACGCGGATGTACAGCTCTCGGTGATGCGGCTGGACGAGATGGAGTAG
- a CDS encoding predicted protein, whose translation MKIANFEQGTAVVKKSYSGFGKAMMSKMGWSEGEGLGKNKQGMAEAIKVKKRQDQEGLGAEEMRKYDWTNKWWEGSFNSAADKFAELAKSLEMNNPDAQKNKGSSSDSSDSDSDSDSDSDSDSGDVKKGRDGIVYSGSKKDYDLHKLLATEAKGGGGFFGRAKGKLARIAAYEAEQLKKYGIQAGDAAKEAEPEPAKKEEKKSKSKKEKKKEKSSPSSAPSTPSPEPEPEPLTGEAYEGKPSQSTIERNWWVEAKFQWGGLVGSKRERDLSEVRVKDSDKKGFTEDDQEALFNLAHEGKIEKGSKRGLGGKGQIKMKAGEAYEGKKMKFSEDGELLAPGVSGGKKGADEKKSKEKKDKKEKKEKKDKKEKGKDKGEKRKAEPAAEPAKEKKEKKAKKDKKESKSKK comes from the coding sequence aTGAAGATAGCCAACTTCGAGCAGGGCACCGCCGTGGTGAAGAAATCGTACAGCGGTTTCGGAAAGGCGATGATGTCCAAGATGGGCTGGTCGGAGGGCGAGGGCCTGGGCAAGAACAAGCAGGGCATGGCCGAGGCCATCAAGGTTAAGAAAAGGCAGGACCAGGAGGGCctgggcgcggaggagatgcgCAAGTACGACTGGACGAACAAGTGGTGGGAGGGGTCGTTCAACAGCGCCGCCGACAAGTTCGCCGAGCTGGCCAAGTCGCTCGAGATGAACAATCCCGACGCGCAGAAGAACAAGGGCTCGTCCAGCGACAGCAGCGACAGCGATTccgacagcgacagcgacagcgacagcgactcCGGCGACGTGAAGAAGGGCAGGGACGGCATTGTGTACAGCGGCTCGAAGAAGGACTACGACCTGCACAAGCTCCTGGCCACCGAAgccaagggcggcggcggcttcttcgGCCGGGCCAAGGGCAAGCTGGCGAGGATAGCCGCGTACGAGGCGGAGCAGCTCAAGAAGTACGGGATCCAggccggggacgcggcgaaggaagccgagcccgagccagcgaagaaggaggagaagaagtcAAAgtcgaagaaggagaagaagaaggagaagagctcgccgtcgtcggcgcccagcaccccgtcgcccgagcccgagcccgagcctcTGACCGGCGAGGCGTACGAGGGTAAGCCGTCCCAGAGCACGATCGAGCGGAACTGGTGGGTCGAGGCCAAGTTCCAGTGGGGCGGCCTGGTCGGCAGCAAGCGCGAGCGAGACTTGAGCGAGGTGAGGGTGAAGGACTCGGACAAGAAGGGGTTCACCGAGGACGACCAGGAGGCTCTCTTCAACCTCGCGCACGAGGGCAAGATCGAGAAGGGCTCGAAGCGGGGACTGGGCGGTAAGGGTCAGATCAAGATGAAGGCCGGGGAGGCGTACGAAGGGAAGAAGATGAAGTTcagcgaggacggcgagcttCTTGCGCCGGGGGTGAGCGGCGGGAAAAAGGGAGCCGACGAGAAAAAGtccaaggagaagaaggacaagaaggagaagaaggagaagaaggacaagaaggaAAAAGGCAAGGACAAGGGGGAGAAGCGGAAGGCCGAGCCAGCTGCTGAGCCcgccaaggagaagaaggagaagaaggccaagaaggaTAAGAAGGAGTCCAAGTCGAAAAAATAG
- a CDS encoding predicted protein → MNAVKATSYFMGALPEDGLRRLPIVCIEDAVLHPSLPLIVWFMAAHSKGWFIPPEARGAAVRFIAEVAACPYKDRDLVAAIEADEEDLARRDTASGAADPLCNLAVATRDLSNESACHVLALLVRAKFGGLRGDVGMLRGAAKAWRRRFLDAEAVGDAGVDWHARLREVYTAAAAKAAEATGGVTGLPDKSPGQTWTAPPLAAAAPVDVDVIAERDVPTSAIDFHVSNIVEELMQQDKVRAALLRAVERAPTLGDDLGETLRSCIWTHCSSVTDKSTFALGKETDVVPETQTQGACESALRDLWEEIEGPAESFQRRRIKRLFF, encoded by the coding sequence ATGAACGCGGTCAAGGCGACTTCGTATTTCATGGGCGCTTTACCCGAGGACGGGTTGCGACGGCTGCCCATCGTGTGCATAGAGGACGCGGTGTTGCACCCGAGCCTGCCGCTGATCGTGTGGTTCATGGCGGCGCACAGTAAAGGCTGGTTCATCCCCCCCGAGgctcggggcgcggcggtgcgattCATCGCCGAGGTTGCCGCGTGTCCGTACAAAGACCGCGATCTCGTAGCCGCGATCGAGGctgacgaggaggacctcgCCAGGCGGgacaccgcgagcggcgcggcggatccgctGTGCAacctcgcggtcgcgacgcgcgacctCTCCAACGAGAGCGCGTGTCACGTCCTGGCGCTCCTGGTCCGAGCCAAGTTTGGCGGGTTGAGGGGCGACGTGGGCAtgcttcgcggcgcggcgaaggcttggcgccggcgcttcctcgacgccgaggccgttggagacgcgggcgtcgactggcacgcgaggctgcgcgaggtgtacaccgcggcggcggcgaaggctgcggaggcgacgggcggcgtgACGGGCCTGCCTGACAAGTCGCCTGGACAGACTTGGACGgcaccgccgctcgccgccgcggctccggtggacgtggacgtcatcgccgagcgcgacgtgccCACGTCCGCGATCGACTTCCACGTGTCGAacatcgtcgaggagctcatgcAGCAGGATaaggttcgcgcggcgctgcttcgggcggtggagcgcgcgccgacgctggGCGACGACCTGGGCGAGACGCTGAGGTCGTGCATCTGGACGCACTGCTCGAGCGTGACGGACAAGTCGACGTTTGCGTTGGGGAAAGAGACGGACGTCGTGCCGGAGACGCAGACGCAGGGCGCGTGCGAGTCCGCGCTCAGAGATCTGTGGGAGGAGATAGAGGGACCCGCGGAGAGCTTCCAGAGGAGGCGGATCAAGAGGCTGTTCTTCTGA
- a CDS encoding predicted protein, with the protein MPSVATYVADYEDPVHAKAVVDLLDGYARDPYGNSGPLPDEVYASLCPTLAKTPGAFSVVATVDGVAAGLINCFQGFSTFKCKPLINVHDVFVHPEHRRAGLVQAMMAVVEDVAKERGACKLTLEVLSNNAPAKGSYAKFGFKNYELDPAQGHAEFWEKTFR; encoded by the coding sequence atgCCGTCCGTGGCGACGTACGTGGCGGACTACGAGGATCCGGTCCACGCCAAGGCTGTGGTGGACCTGCTCGACGGATACGCGAGGGACCCGTACGGCAACTCCGGCCCGTTACCCGACGAGGTGTACGCGTCGTTGTGCCCGACGCTCGCCAAGACGCCCGGCGccttctccgtcgtcgccaccgtcgacggcgtcgccgccggtctcATAAATTGCTTCCAGGGTTTCAGCACGTTCAAGTGCAAGCCGCTGATCAACGTGCACGACGTTTTCGTGCATCCggagcatcgccgcgcggggctcgtCCAGGCGATGATGGCTGTCGTGGAGGATGTGGCGAAGGAGAGGGGCGCGTGCAAGCTCACGCTGGAGGTGCTGTCGAACAACGCTCCCGCGAAAGGATCGTACGCCAAGTTCGGGTTCAAAAACTACGAGCTGGATCCGGCGCAGGGGCACGCGGAGTTCTGGGAGAAGACGTTCCGATGA
- a CDS encoding predicted protein, translated as MSAVIAPVGLCGGALGAVRTNGTRRGATSARALGFKGGEGMGQSASLARRQVAMVGPKVAGRGGAMVTRAVTGPRETRLGSILTTIPQRLDLYFRVRRGRKLLWKIIFAATGFYSANVLSLTFGVLGINDVVAGAFCLAFAEIVTRSFYKKTNPGKYWDFLNWFKLGLCYALITDAFKLGS; from the coding sequence ATGTCCGCCGTGATCGCGCCGGTCGGActgtgcggcggcgccctcggggcCGTCAGGACCAACGggactcgccgcggggcgacttctgcgagggcgctgggtttcaagggcggcgaggggatgGGTCAGAGCGCGTCTCTCGCGCGCAGGCAGGTGGCGATGGTCGGCCCCAAGGTGGCCGGCAGGGGTGGCGCGATGGTGACGCGTGCGGTGACCGGGCCGAGGGAGACCCGCCTCGGCTCGATCCTCACCACCATTCCCCAGCGTCTGGACCTTTACTTCCGCGTCAGGAGAGGACGGAAGTTGCTGTGGAAGATCATCTTCGCCGCCACTGGCTTCTACTCTGCCAACGTCCTCTCGCTCACCTTCGGCGTGCTCGGAATCAACGACGTTGTCGCGGGCGCCTTCTGCCTGGCGTTCGCCGAGATCGTCACCCGATCCTTCTACAAGAAGACCAACCCCGGCAAGTACTGGGACTTCCTCAACTGGTTCAAGCTCGGCCTGTGCTACGCGCTCATCACCGACGCTTTCAAGCTGGGATCGTAA